Sequence from the Candidatus Acidiferrales bacterium genome:
CGGCATTGAGGCGGCCCAGAGGGCTGGCCTCAAGCCGGTGAAGGTCAACGCCGTGATTGTCCGCGGGCTCAATGACGATGAAATTGAGGACTTTGGCCAGTTTGCTCGCGAGCACGACGTGACGATGCGCTTCATCGAATTTATGCCCCTTGACGCCGACCACAAGTGGCAAAGGAAGCTCGTCGTCACCGCCGACGAAATTCTGGAACGGTTGCGACGCCGCTGGGAGCTGGTGCCCCTTGATCGAGACCATGCGAGTGACACGGCCCTTAAATTTCGCTTTGCTGACGGCCCCGGCGAAATCGGCCTGGTGGCGTCTGTCTCGAAACCCTTTTGCGGCTTTTGCAGCCGCATCCGGTTAACAGCGGATGGAAAAATACTCACCTGTCTATTCTCCATGCTCGATCACGATGTAAAATCATGGTTGAGGGATGGCCGCTCGGATGAGGCGATCGCCGAATACATCGTCGGCCTGGTGAGCCGCAAGGAGGCGGGCCACCGCATCAACGAGCCGGATTTCAAGCCACCCTCGCGCACGATGGTTTACATCGGCGGCTAGAAGCGGTGAGATGATCAAAACGGTCTTAGAGTCGCATCAGCCGGCTACCCTGCGGGTACCGGAAATCGAGGCCGGGGTGGGCTGCGATTTCGACAGCTACCTGCTTCTCCCGGACACCTCGCTCGACGAGCGGATCGGGCGCGCCAAGGCAACTCTGGGCGCCGGCGTTGTCATCCTGGGCCACCACTACCAGCGCGACGAGGTGATCCATTTTGCCGACTATCGCGGCGACAGCCTTCGCCTTTCGCAGCTCGCCGCCTCGCGCCCCGAGGCCAGGTACATCGTCTTTTGCGGCGTGCAGTTCATGGCGGAGAGCGCTGACATCCTGCGCGCCCCGCACCAGCAGGTACTCCTCCCGGATTTGAACGCCGGCTGCTCGATGGCCGACATGGCCTCGATCGAGCAGGTGGAGCAGTGCTGGGAAGAGCTTACCGGCCCGCCGTGGCAGGGCGACCTCAAGCTGGTGCCCGTTACTTACATGAACTCCTCGGCGGCGATCAAAGCCTTTTGTGGCCGCAACGGCGGAGCTGTCTGCACCAGTTCGAATGCCAGGAAGATTTTTGACTGGGCCTTTGCCCGAGGCGAGCGCATTCTCTTTTTGCCGGACGAGCACCTGGGGCGCAACACCGGCTATCGCATGGGGATTCCGCTTGACCGCATGGCCGTTTGGGATCCTTACGCCGAGATGGGCGGGTGCGACGCGGAATCGCTCCGCCGGTCGCGGCTGATTCTCTGGAAGGGTTACTGCTCCGTCCACCAGCGCTTTTTGCCGGAGCACGTCCATCGCGTCCGGGCCGCTCATCCCGGCATCCGCGTCATCTCCCATCCCGAGTGCCGCTGGGAAGTGGCGGAACTTTCCGACCAGATCGGCTCGACCGAGCAAATCCTCAAAGCCGTTTCTGCGGCCGAGCCGGGATCGAAGTGGGCGATCGGCACGGAAATTCACCTGGTCAACCGGCTGAGCAAGGAATGGCCGGACCGGCTGGTCATCTCGCTCGACCCGAACGTTTGCGTGTGCACGACGATGTTTCGCATCACCCCGCAACACCTTTGCTGGGCGCTCGAAAACCTGGTCGAGGGACGGGTGGTGAACCGCATTGAAGTTCCGGAAGAAGACAAACACTGGGCTCGGGTGGCCCTGGCCCGGATGCTCGAGAACGCTTGAGGAGAAACCAGGTGGCTGACGACGAGCAAGAATTTGAGCAGGAATCGCCGCCGGAGCGCCTCTTCAATCGCCAGCAGGCCGAGGAACTCTTGCCGCAGATCAGCGCGTGGCTCGAGCAGGCGATCGAGCAGAAGAAGCAGGTGGAAAAGTTTGAAATCGAACTGCGCCGTCTCGCGCAAAAGATTTTGATGTCCGGCGGCATCGTTTTGGATTACGAGCAGGCCGCGGGCTGGAAGATGAACCGCGACCGGGCCGGCGAGTCGGTTCGCTCCTCCCTCGAGCAGATTCAGGAGACGGGCTGCGTCGTGAAGGATTTGGAGATTGGGCTGGTGGATTTTCCCGCCATCTTGGAAAACGAGCACGTTTATCTCTGTTGGAAACTCGGGGAGGATTCCATTCGCTGGTGGCACCGCACCGATGAAGGTTTTTCCGGCCGCAAGCCGCTCGCCCCGCCCTTCCCGGACCACACCAAGCGACGGCCGATGTAGTTCCGGTCCGCCCGAGCCGGGCTCGTGCAGTCCTGTCAGCATTCATCAAGGATCTGCCCCGGGACGGGAGAAACTGAAGCACCGATGTCAACTCAAGAAAACGCCTTAAAGGATTCCGTCAGCTCCTATCTTCGCTCGGCCGCTCATCAGCCGGTCCGATGGCATCCCTGGTCGGAAGAGGTATTTTCGAGAGCGAAGCAGGAGAACAAGCCCATTCTGCTCGATATCGGCGCCGTCTGGTGCCACTGGTGTCACGTGATGGACCGGGAGAGCTACGAGAATGAAGAAGTCGCCGGGATTATCAACGAAAACTTTGTGGCCATGAAGGTGGACCGGGACGAGCGCCCCGACGTGGACGCGCGCTATCAGGCCGCCGTCAGCGCGCTCTCCGGCCAGGGCGGCTGGCCGCTGACCGCGTTCCTTACCCCGGAGGGCAAGCCCTTCTTCGGCGGCACCTATTTTCCGCCGGAGGACAACTTTGGCCGGCCCGGCTTCAAGCGCATTTTGCTTTCCGTCGCCCAAGCTTTCCGGGAGAAGAAAGCGGAAATCGAGTCGAGTGCCCAACAACTCACCGCTGCGATTGCCCGCGCCGAAATGTTTTCGGGCGCCCGGCGGGAATTTTCGGTGGCTGCGGTGGATGCGATTGTCAACTCGATGGTGCAACATTTCGATCTCCGCCACGGCGGTTTCAGCCGCGCCCCCAAGTTCCCCCATCCGGCTGCCATTGATTTGATTCTGGAGCGCTACCAGGCAACGGGCGAGCAAGCGCTTCTGACGATAGCCACCACCACGCTCGAACATATGGCCCGCGGCGGCGTTTACGACCAGATTGGCGGCGGCTTCCATCGCTACTCGGTGGACGAGCGCTGGATTGTCCCGCATTTCGAGAAGATGTCCTACGATAACTCCGAACTGCTCAAGAACTATCTCCACGCCTATCAGGTAACCGGCCAGCCGCTCTTCCGCGAAACAGCGGAATCCATCATCGCCTGGGTGAAGGAGGTCCTCTCGGACCCGGACGGTGGTTTCTACGCCAGCCAGGACGCCGACTATAGCCTGGAGGATGACGGCGACTACTTCACCTGGACGCAGTCGGAAGTCCGCGCGGTGCTGGACGGCGAGGAGGCGCGCGCCGTTGAGCTTTATTACGGCGTCGAGCCGCAGGGCGAAATGCACCATAACCCGGCCAAAAATGTGCTCCACGTCGCCAGCCCGATCGAAGAGGTTGCCTCGCGCATGGGTAAGAGCGCCGATGAGACGCGGCAACTGCTTGACCAGGCGCGACAAAAATTGCGCCGGGCGCGTTCCCAGCGGCCAACGCCGCAGGTGGACAAGACGGTTTACATCGGCTGGAACGGAATGTTCGTTTCCGCCTTCCTCGAAGCCTACCGCGTGCTTGGCCGGACGGATTGCCGCGACTTTGCTCTGAAGACTCTGGATCGTCTCGCCGGCAACGCTTATCGGCCGGGAGTTGGATTTGCTCACCGGCTGCCCCGCCCCGTACCGGATGGTACGGGGCCACGCTCGCTGGATAATTGGCTCGATGGCGGCCTGGACGACCAAATCTTCATGGCCCTGGCGCTGCTCGGCGCCTTCGAATTGACGGGTGACCCGCGCTACTTCCGCTTGGCCGAGGAAGCGGCCGGGTTCAGCATCGAGAAATTTTGGGATGAAGAAGGCGGGGGCTTCTTCGACCGCCCGCGCGATGCCCGGCCTCTGGCCGGCATGACGGTGACCCGCAAACCTTATCAGGATTCGCCCACTCCGGCGGCCAATCCCCTTGCGGCTATTCTTTTGGATTGGCTCTCGAGCTACACGATGAACCAGGAGTACCGCCAAAAGGCGGAAAGCACTCTCGAAGTTTTTGGCGGGCTCGCGGAAACGTACGGCTTGTTTGCCGCATCTTACGGCTTGGCGGCGTTGCTCCACTCGCGCCAGCCGATACAGGTGGTGATCGTTGGCCAGCCGGGCGACGCGCGCGCGGCTGAGCTCGAGCTTGCCGCCAACATGACCTATCGCTTTGGCAAATCGGTGCTCCGTCTTCCGCCGCAGCAGGCGGGAGACTCCTTGCCGGCGGGGCTCGCATCTACTTTGCCTCACCTCGATGCCACCGATGGCGCGCGGGCGATTGTCTGTGCCAACTCGACCTGCCAGCCGCCCATCACCAGTGCAGAAGATTTACGAAAGGCGCTCCTTGCTTCTCGATAGAGCTTGCTCTGAGCCCTTCGGCCGTGAGCGGGCCTCAGCGTAAACTCCGCG
This genomic interval carries:
- the moaA gene encoding GTP 3',8-cyclase MoaA gives rise to the protein MLRDSYNRPITDLRVSVTNRCNFRCVYCRSAQGDNGFEDNGILEWEELERLCRIFLGFGIRKIRVTGGEPLVRRGVLDFIFRLSRMGVQDLSMTTNGHLLGQHAGELRAAGLHRINISLDSIKPEKFARITRTDSFSKVMAGIEAAQRAGLKPVKVNAVIVRGLNDDEIEDFGQFAREHDVTMRFIEFMPLDADHKWQRKLVVTADEILERLRRRWELVPLDRDHASDTALKFRFADGPGEIGLVASVSKPFCGFCSRIRLTADGKILTCLFSMLDHDVKSWLRDGRSDEAIAEYIVGLVSRKEAGHRINEPDFKPPSRTMVYIGG
- the nadA gene encoding quinolinate synthase NadA, whose protein sequence is MIKTVLESHQPATLRVPEIEAGVGCDFDSYLLLPDTSLDERIGRAKATLGAGVVILGHHYQRDEVIHFADYRGDSLRLSQLAASRPEARYIVFCGVQFMAESADILRAPHQQVLLPDLNAGCSMADMASIEQVEQCWEELTGPPWQGDLKLVPVTYMNSSAAIKAFCGRNGGAVCTSSNARKIFDWAFARGERILFLPDEHLGRNTGYRMGIPLDRMAVWDPYAEMGGCDAESLRRSRLILWKGYCSVHQRFLPEHVHRVRAAHPGIRVISHPECRWEVAELSDQIGSTEQILKAVSAAEPGSKWAIGTEIHLVNRLSKEWPDRLVISLDPNVCVCTTMFRITPQHLCWALENLVEGRVVNRIEVPEEDKHWARVALARMLENA
- a CDS encoding DUF2203 domain-containing protein; amino-acid sequence: MADDEQEFEQESPPERLFNRQQAEELLPQISAWLEQAIEQKKQVEKFEIELRRLAQKILMSGGIVLDYEQAAGWKMNRDRAGESVRSSLEQIQETGCVVKDLEIGLVDFPAILENEHVYLCWKLGEDSIRWWHRTDEGFSGRKPLAPPFPDHTKRRPM
- a CDS encoding thioredoxin domain-containing protein, producing MSTQENALKDSVSSYLRSAAHQPVRWHPWSEEVFSRAKQENKPILLDIGAVWCHWCHVMDRESYENEEVAGIINENFVAMKVDRDERPDVDARYQAAVSALSGQGGWPLTAFLTPEGKPFFGGTYFPPEDNFGRPGFKRILLSVAQAFREKKAEIESSAQQLTAAIARAEMFSGARREFSVAAVDAIVNSMVQHFDLRHGGFSRAPKFPHPAAIDLILERYQATGEQALLTIATTTLEHMARGGVYDQIGGGFHRYSVDERWIVPHFEKMSYDNSELLKNYLHAYQVTGQPLFRETAESIIAWVKEVLSDPDGGFYASQDADYSLEDDGDYFTWTQSEVRAVLDGEEARAVELYYGVEPQGEMHHNPAKNVLHVASPIEEVASRMGKSADETRQLLDQARQKLRRARSQRPTPQVDKTVYIGWNGMFVSAFLEAYRVLGRTDCRDFALKTLDRLAGNAYRPGVGFAHRLPRPVPDGTGPRSLDNWLDGGLDDQIFMALALLGAFELTGDPRYFRLAEEAAGFSIEKFWDEEGGGFFDRPRDARPLAGMTVTRKPYQDSPTPAANPLAAILLDWLSSYTMNQEYRQKAESTLEVFGGLAETYGLFAASYGLAALLHSRQPIQVVIVGQPGDARAAELELAANMTYRFGKSVLRLPPQQAGDSLPAGLASTLPHLDATDGARAIVCANSTCQPPITSAEDLRKALLASR